In Mytilus edulis chromosome 13, xbMytEdul2.2, whole genome shotgun sequence, a single window of DNA contains:
- the LOC139501783 gene encoding rootletin-like isoform X26, whose protein sequence is MDANDTTDTQDLLSESDTSEAPRVGFVKNKVQALEQNLKGEGDYGETPSKNLVQQNIELRRKLEEEHQSYKRKLQAYQDGQQRQAQLVQKLQAKITERRPQLLQYKKKCTDYESKIHSQSISQLQSQQDSYHKGLDSESRLRQEAENNMDHESALIKLEEEQQRSASLAHVNSMLREQLDQATAANQSLTNDIHKLTNDWQRAREELEGKEAEWREEEQSFNEYFSNEHGRLLSLWREVVAFRRSFGELKTATERDMSHLRSDVTKASRSMHSACLNLSANQRSSDTQLSVLLDREKQERMSLENQLRDKNREIGELQSRYDTHSAELNSKYVYEKISVENQTRVNELTMLNEKLKIQAEEHNKTISNLQRNINNLETRLGEQRSYDLPETESSRQYREETDVIHEALRNIAEAVINDADELDAEGGRRSVSPSRNRSMSPTARARSPILRNRSKSPMARSRSPAFADATFSAVQAALNKRQLQVSELRAKLIASKDHNGQMRKNLDDVENERRRLEMQIINLKEDLDLSKRDKDDTSRERDRLRNSLNLTGNEKSQLEKVRYEMNEQVEGLQMENEKLQAANTELQRQRDNIEEDKEDVTKDKERQLKENDRCHRVIDQLEHKVSSIKEELVGTKEALNRALLDKEVLEQQKAEVSDALTKSEVQKSDLELEINRAKTEEAGLRDALHKMQQLNEGLGQDKIELNKMIIMLENEKASLQGEKSMLEQERCGIREELVRVEQEKMDLDTEKMGLNQTLELSEMTRQQLEEEITAIHREKGETTEQLNCVARHKQALAEELVSVRKEMERVNTNLKRIAIEKERLTQEKGELIVQVTDTERENRHQSEVISTLKADKDALESALYEVQEQARQLEVRKEQLEGENQELIIRKENLQSEINRLCKEKDADNEKFDFQREDLNRRLAQLERDMQMAITQEKQAHEDDVDRLSRERDNQRAEFESQREEMITQYNMEKEESNNKFDRMREELMEELAALQRDRDNSLMMAENDKQQTMSLLEQEKSTLGEKNNNLTMDLANANVEYERLKRDYYAKQEQDRTTINGLGSELKNFRSQFDETCMNHEKECKDLTNNIRELERQREGALREVAELKTQLKLVEENRDNIRRDLIEANRKIREGEETRDLMRKDIVELKRNINDEVREKDTISKTADELRNTVKRNEADKIELNRALQDNKQRCAVLDEQKANVQKEAGDLRASLREVEKARLEARRELQELRRQVKQLDGERNKLGKEVGDLQNRVARDEEKEEESRRTSFDLKQKVVETEASREALRKELANTQRKMGEVIEESRMKEKDYQMALEDSRRIERKMEDQRRNLEIQLENTGAENEELKLRLSGAEGRVNALEATLARLEGAKRDIEFKLSSIVSSLRRTIGFRQEMPRARSPVRSRSTSPRRSRPNSPAKGFENTYATTTEGRGSPIPRTGSPDRAGSPIRVSSRGVSPSRFEMAAVDVDPEAVRMALRDFVQQLANAERERDDALANTKSMGIQLQELEDEKGRVERRLEQLQKSLGDVEEDKRGIDGRLASAQTALMLQEETIRRNERERKIMQDKMNALERSLTSAETEKRQQLEKISKMKANEGRLDDDKRNLRQGLEDAENRCTKLELARRSLEGDLQRFKLLMNDKETENLVLTDRVETLNKQIQNLDSKAQSLQLTVDRLSLTLAKTEEDGIQQKDKVQSLNMSLSDNNAALNELQERIQQLQRALTSSEHDRRVLQERLDSTRQALNDAKKQNYDLLERVQTLQNDCSESEVRRAEVEGQLRQNHGVLVKRTETEQELNQIVQKLTQDKQNMQDHISNISRNLSTVETQKTEMERTYIRLEKDKSALRKTLDKVEREKLKTEEIANTSLMEKGSLDRSLARLDEDNCDLNKQVQQLQAQLAEAEQQHAQRLIDVTTRHRAETEMETERLRTAQMQAERMLETRERSNRTKIKGLEETVATLKDQLSTEMKKRQLYISRSARTGDEIRDIRSILDSSLSNVTRDQSLDPLIMETETRKLDESLEFRGSYRSQPRRRTSPNRTPMKYSDRLTSTPAMRRTQSPIALRKKLLK, encoded by the exons ATGGATGCCAATGATACAACCGACACTCAGGACCTACTGAGCGAGAGTGATACAAGTGAGGCACCACGAGTCggctttgtcaaaaacaaagtaCAAGCA CTTGAACAGAACTTGAAGGGAGAAGGCGACTACGGTGAAACACCATCTAAAAATCTTGTCCAGCAGAACATCGAGTTACGGAGGAAACTAGAGGAGGAACATCAAAGTTATAAACGTAAACTCCAGGCATACCAAGACGGACAACAGAGACAAGCTCAACTTGTACAGAAACTTCAAGCCAAG ATTACTGAGCGTCGACCACAG CTTTTACAATACAAGAAAAAATGTACTGATTATGAATCAAAGATACACTCACAGTCAATTTCGCAG TTACAATCTCAACAAGACTCCTATCATAAGGGTTTAGACAGTGAAAGTCGCCTCCGTCAGGAAGCAGAAAACAACATGGATCACGAATCAGCTTTGATCAAGTTAGAAGAGGAACAGCAGAG GAGTGCCAGCTTGGCCCATGTAAATTCTATGCTCAGAGAGCAGCTGGATCAAGCAACGGCAGCCAACCAGTCCCTCACTAATGATATCCACAAGCTGACCAACGATTGGCAGAGAGCTAGGGAAGAACTAGAAGGCAAGGAAGCAGAATGGAGAGAGGAGGAACAG TCATTTAATGAATACTTCAGCAATGAGCATGGACGCCTCCTCTCATTGTGGCGGGAAGTTGTAGCTTTCCGTCGCAGTTTCGGTGAGTTGAAGACAGCAACAGAACGTGACATGTCTCATCTTCGTTCTGATGTCACCAAGGCATCAAGGAGCATGCACTCTGCCTGTCTCAACCTGAGTGCCAACCAGAGAAGCTCAGATACACAACTTTCGGTTCTGCTGGATCGGGAAAAACAGGAAAGAATGTCTCTTGAGAACCAACTTAGAGATAAGAACAGGGAGATAGGAGAACTTCAGTCTCGCTATGATACTCATAGTGCTGAACTCAACTCCAA ATATGTTTATGAAAAGATTTCTGTAGAAAATCAGACACG GGTCAATGAGTTGACAATGTTGAATGAGAAATTGAAGATTCAGGCTGAAGAACATAACAAAACCATCAGCAATCTTCAACGTAACATCAACAACTTGGAGACACGTCTTGGTGAACAGCGCAGTTATGATCTTCCCGAAACTGAATCTTCCCGTCAGTACCGTGAAGAAACAGATGTCATTCATGAGGCTCTTAGAAACATTGCTGAAGCTGTTATCAATGACGCTGATGAACTTGATGCTGAAGGAGGAAGACGATCAGTATCACCTTCAAGAAATAGGTCAATGTCACCAACTGCCAGGGCAAGGTCACCAATTCTAAGAAACAGATCCAAATCTCCCATGGCTAGGTCAAGGTCTCCTGCCTTTGCCGATGCTACTTTCTCCGCTGTCCAAGCAGCCTTAAACAAACGTCAACTCCAGGTATCAGAACTGAGAGCTAAGTTGATAGCCAGTAAGGATCATAATGGACAGATGAGAAAGAACCTGGATGATGTGGAAAATGAGAGACGTAGACTGGAAATGCAGATTATCAACCTGAAAGAGGATCTGGACTTATC GAAAAGAGACAAAGATGATACCTCTAGAGAGAGAGACAGGCTCAGGAATTCTCTAAACTTAACAGGAAATGAGAAGTCACAGCTAGAGAAAGTTCGTTATGAAATGAACGAACAAGTAGAAGGGCTTCAGATGGAGAACGAAAAACTCCAGGCTGCCAACACGGAACTACAGAGACAGAGGGACAACATTGAGGAGGACAAAGAGGACGTTACTAAAGACAAGGAGAGGCAACTTAAGGAGAATGATAGATG TCACAGAGTCATTGACCAGTTAGAACACAAAGTCAGCAGTATTAAGGAGGAGCTTGTTGGAACTAAAGAGGCTCTCAACAGGGCACTTTTGGACAAGGAGGTTCTTGAACAACAGAAGGCTGAAGTCA GTGATGCATTAACTAAATCTGAAGTTCAGAAGTCTGACCTTGAACTTGAAATAAACAGAGCCAAGACAGAAGAGGCTGGTCTTAGAGACGCCTTACACAAGATGCAACAACTGAATGAAGGTCTAGGTCAGGACAAGATTGAACTTAACAAGATGATTATTATG CTAGAGAATGAGAAGGCCTCACTACAGGGAGAGAAATCCATGTTAGAACAGGAGAGATGTGGAATCAGAGAAGAATTGGTCCGTGTAGAGCAGGAGAAGATGGATCTTGATACAGAGAAAATGG GACTGAACCAGACATTAGAACTGAGTGAGATGACAAGACAACAATTAGAAGAAGAAATCACTGCTATACATAGAGAAAAAGGAGAAACTACAGAACAACTCAACTGT GTTGCAAGACATAAACAAGCATTGGCTGAAGAATTGGTGTCTGTCAGGAAAGAAATGGAGAGGGTTAATACCAACCTCAAACGTATTGCTATTGAGAAGGAGAGACTCACACAAGAGAAGGGTGAACTGATTGTTCAGGTCACTGACACTGAGAGGGAAAATCGTCACCAGAGTGAAGTTATCTCCACTTTAAAGGCAGATAAGGATGCCCTTGAAAGTGCCCTTTATGAAGTCCAGGAACAAGCTCGCCAATTGGAGGTCCGCAAGGAACAGTTGGAGGGAGAAAACCAAGAGTTGATCATCAGGAAAGAAAACCTACAAT CTGAAATCAACCGTCTTTGTAAGGAGAAGGATGCTGACAATGAGAAGTTTGACTTCCAGAGAGAGGACCTGAACCGTCGTCTGGCTCAACTGGAGCGTGACATGCAGATGGCAATCACACAGGAGAAACAGGCTCATGAAGATGATGTTGATCGTCTCAGCAGAGAAAGA GATAACCAGAGAGCTGAGTTTGAGTCTCAGAGAGAAGAGATGATCACACAGTATAACATGGAGAAAGAAGAGTCTAACAATAAGTTTGATAGAATGAGAGAGGAACTCATGGAGGAACTTGCTGCTTTACAGAGAGACAGGGATAACTCTCTTATGATGGCtgaaaatgacaaacaacag aCAATGTCATTATTGGAACAAGAGAAGAGTACTCTTGGAGAGAAGAATAACAATCTGACCATGGATCTGGCCAATGCTAATGTGGAGTATGAGAGACTAAAACGGGATTACTATGCCAAACAAGAACAAGATAGGACTACCATTAACGGTCTCGGCAGTGAATTGAAGAATTTCCGTAGCCAGTTTGATGAAACTTG CATGAACCATGAAAAGGAATGCAAGGATCTAACAAACAATATTAGAGAGCTGGAAAGACAGAGAGAAGGAGCACTTAGAGAGGTGGCTGAACTCAAAACTCAACTCAAACTTGTCGAGGAGAATCGTGACAATATTCGTAGAGATCTTATCGAGGCTAATCGTAAAATCAGAGAGGGAGAAGAAACTAGAGATCTCATGAGAAAAGACATTGTTGAACTTAAACGCAATATAAACGATGAAGTGAGAGAGAAGGACACCATTAGTAAGACAGCTGACGAACTCAGAAATACAGTGAAGAGGAACGAGGCTGACAAGATTGAACTGAACAGAGCATTACAGGACAATAAACAAAGATGTGCAG TATTGGATGAGCAGAAGGCGAATGTTCAGAAAGAGGCAGGTGACTTAAGAGCCAGTCTACGTGAAGTTGAGAAAGCTCGTCTTGAGGCACGTCGTGAGTTGCAAGAGCTACGTCGTCAAGTGAAACAATTAGACGGAGAGAGGAACAAGCTAGGAAAGGAAGTGGGAGACCTGCAGAACAGGGTGGCTAGGGATGAAGAAAAAGAGGAAGAGTCCAGGAGAACTTCATTCGATCTCAAACAAAAG GTGGTTGAGACAGAAGCCAGCCGTGAAGCCCTCAGAAAGGAACTTGCAAACACCCAGCGTAAGATGGGTGAAGTTATTGAGGAGAGCAGAATGAAAGAGAAAGATTACCAGATGGCACTTGAAGACAGCCGCAGAATTGAAAGGAAAATGGAGGACCAAAGGCGTAACTTGGAAATCCAACTTGAAAATACAGGTGCTGAGAATGAAGAATTGAAATTGAGGTTGAGTGGAGCCGAAGGACGAGTCAATGCCCTTGAAGCAACCCTTGCCAGACTAGAGGGTGCTAAACGTGACATCGAATTCAAACTTAGTAGCATTGTGTCAAGTTTGAGAAGGACCATTGGATTCAGACAAGAAATGCCAAGAGCCCGCAGTCCAGTTAGGTCCCGATCCACCAGCCCAAGGCGGTCCAGACCAAACTCTCCAGCTAAAG GATTTGAGAATACATATGCCACCACTACTGAAGGTAGAGGTAGTCCTATTCCAAGAACTGGGTCACCTGATAGAGCAGGAAGTCCAATCAGAGTGTCATCACGTGGAGTGTCACCTTCCAGATTTGAAATGGCAGCTGTTGATGTAGACCCAGAGGCTGTCAGAATGGCTCTCCGTGACTTTGTACAACAGTTGGCAAATGCTGAGAGAGAAAGG GATGATGCTCTCGCCAACACAAAGAGTATGGGAATACAACTTCAGGAATTAGAAGATGAGAAGGGCAGAGTAGAGAGACGTTTAGAACAATTACAGAAATCTCTTGGAGATGTAGAGGAAG ACAAACGTGGTATTGATGGACGTCTTGCAAGTGCCCAGACCGCCTTGATGCTCCAAGAGGAGACAATTCGTCGCAATGAAAGGGAACGCAAGATTATGCAAGATAAAATGAATGCTTTAGAGCGCAGCCTGACCTCTGCAGAGACAGAGAAACGCCAACAGTTGGAGAAGATAAGTAAGATGAAGGCTAACGAGGGCAGACTGGATGATGATAAACGTAACTTAAGACAGGGTCTTGAAGATGCTGAGAACAGATGTACTAAACTAGAACTAGCTCGTAGATCTCTAGAGGGTGACTTACAGAGGTTCAAACTGTTGATGAACGATAAAGAAACAGAAAATCTG gTCCTGACAGACAGAGTAGAAACTCTGAACAAACAGATACAAAACCTTGACAGCAAAGCCCAGTCCTTACAGTTAACTGTAGACAGATTGTCTCTTACCTTGGCTAAAACTGAAGAGGATGGTATTCAACAGAAAGACAAG GTACAGTCATTGAACATGTCCTTATCAGACAACAATGCTGCCCTTAATGAGTTACAGGAACGTATCCAACAGTTACAGAGGGCACTCACCAGCAGTGAACATGATCGTAGGGTACTGCAAGAAAGATTAGATTCCACTAG ACAAGCTTTGAATGATGCCAAGAAACAAAATTACGACCTCCTAGAACGTGTACAGACATTACAGAATGACTGTTCTGAAAGTGAAGTCAGAAGGGCAGAGGTTGAAGGTCAACTCCGTCAGAATCATGGT GTGCttgttaagagaacagaaactgaACAAGAACTGAACCAGATTGTACAGAAACTAACCCAGGATAAACAGAACATGCAGGACCATATCTCAAATATATCTCGTAATCTGTCCACTGTTGAGACACAGAAAACAGAGATGGAGAGAACATACATCAGACTGGAGAAAGATAAATCTGCTCTCAGGAAAACTTTAGATAAG GTTGAACGTGAAAAACTGAAGACAGAAGAGATCGCTAACACTTCACTGATGGAAAAGGGATCCTTAGATAGATCATTGGCTCGTCTGGACGAAGATAACTGTGATCTCAATAAACAAGTACAACAGCTCCAGGCACAGTTAGCAGAGGCTGAGCAACAACATGCTCAGAG GTTGATTGATGTAACCACAAGACATAGAGCTGAAACAGAGATGGAGACAGAGAGACTCCGAACTGCTCAGATGCAAGCTGAAAGAATGCTTGAAACAAGAGAGAGATCAAATAGAACTAAAATCAAGGGTCTTGAAGAAACA GTTGCCACATTGAAAGACCAACTGTCAACTGAAATGAAGAAACGTCAGCTTTATATTTCCCGTAGTGCCCGTACCGGTGATGAAATCCGTGATATCCGATCCATACTGGACTCTTCATTATCAAACGTAACAAGGGACCAGTCTCTTGATCCGCTCATCATGGAGACAGAAACCAGGAAACTAGACGAATCCTTGGAATTCCGTGGAAGTTACAGATCACAACCAAGACGAAGAACAAGTCCAAATCGTACACCAATGAAATATTCTGATAGGTTGACATCAACACCTGCAATGCGTCGAACCCAGAGCCCCATAGCACTGCGtaaaaaactattgaaataa